One Ignavibacteria bacterium genomic region harbors:
- a CDS encoding helicase HerA-like domain-containing protein gives MADKDKFIAHINEGYNFKGEYIVLGTAILEKEALPAVHIKLPLKTLNRHGLIAGATGTGKTKTLQILAEGFSSKSIPVFVMDIKGDFSGIAMPGVSNDKITERMNKIGIPFEPSGFPVEFLTISNEKGARMRATVSEFGPVLFSKMLGLNDAQTGVMAMIFKYCDDNKLPLLDLKDMVKMLQYISNEGKNELQKSYGNIATTSVGTILRKVIELEQQGADKFFGETSFEVEDLVRTDDQGKGIISIIRLTDIQSKPKLFSTFLLCLLVEIYNTFPEAGDLDQPKLVMFIDEAHLIFNEATKELLDQIEAIIKLIRSKGVGIFFCTQNPVDIPEAVLAQLGLKIQHALRAFTAKDRKQIKLIAENYPLSDFYKTEDMLTSLGTGEAAISVLNEKGNPAPLSATLVCAPRSRMDILTPEEINSIVSKSKIVPKYNEVIDRESAFEILKKKLEESEKVAEEEKVEKEKEKPKEPSTVEKVLKSTAARQVGTTVARELTRGLLGVLGLGGSTRKKKSWF, from the coding sequence ATGGCAGACAAAGATAAATTCATTGCACACATTAATGAAGGTTATAATTTCAAAGGCGAATATATAGTGCTCGGTACGGCTATTCTCGAAAAAGAAGCCTTACCCGCCGTTCATATCAAACTTCCGCTTAAAACTCTTAACAGACACGGATTGATTGCAGGGGCTACAGGTACGGGAAAGACAAAAACTCTCCAGATTCTTGCAGAAGGTTTCTCCTCAAAAAGCATCCCCGTTTTCGTTATGGATATAAAGGGCGATTTCAGCGGAATCGCAATGCCGGGTGTCTCAAATGACAAGATAACCGAAAGAATGAATAAAATCGGCATCCCTTTTGAACCTTCAGGTTTTCCTGTCGAATTTCTGACTATCTCTAATGAGAAGGGTGCAAGAATGAGGGCCACTGTCTCGGAATTCGGTCCTGTGCTTTTCTCGAAAATGCTCGGACTGAATGACGCACAAACCGGCGTTATGGCAATGATTTTTAAATACTGCGATGATAATAAACTCCCGCTTCTTGATTTGAAAGACATGGTTAAAATGCTTCAGTATATCAGCAATGAAGGGAAAAATGAACTGCAGAAATCCTACGGTAATATTGCTACTACTTCTGTCGGTACTATCCTTAGGAAAGTTATAGAACTCGAACAGCAGGGTGCTGATAAATTCTTCGGCGAAACTTCCTTTGAAGTCGAAGACCTCGTCAGAACAGACGATCAGGGAAAAGGCATTATTTCTATAATCCGGCTAACTGATATTCAAAGTAAACCGAAATTATTCTCAACATTCCTGCTATGCTTGCTTGTCGAAATTTACAATACTTTCCCAGAAGCGGGTGACCTCGACCAGCCGAAACTCGTAATGTTTATTGATGAAGCTCATCTGATTTTCAACGAAGCCACTAAAGAACTGCTTGACCAGATTGAAGCAATTATTAAACTCATACGTTCAAAAGGAGTCGGTATATTTTTCTGTACTCAGAATCCCGTTGATATTCCCGAAGCCGTTCTTGCACAGCTTGGACTTAAGATTCAGCATGCACTAAGGGCGTTCACAGCAAAAGACAGGAAGCAAATAAAACTCATTGCCGAAAATTATCCGCTTTCGGATTTCTACAAAACCGAAGACATGCTAACCTCTCTCGGTACAGGCGAAGCCGCAATTTCTGTCCTCAACGAAAAAGGCAATCCTGCTCCTTTGTCAGCAACTTTAGTTTGCGCTCCGCGTTCAAGAATGGATATTCTCACTCCCGAAGAAATCAATTCAATAGTATCAAAATCAAAGATTGTTCCAAAGTATAATGAAGTAATTGACAGGGAAAGTGCTTTTGAAATTCTGAAAAAGAAACTCGAAGAATCTGAAAAAGTTGCTGAAGAAGAAAAAGTGGAAAAGGAAAAAGAGAAACCTAAAGAGCCATCCACTGTTGAAAAAGTCCTTAAAAGCACTGCTGCAAGGCAGGTCGGAACGACCGTTGCCAGAGAACTTACAAGAGGCCTGCTTGGAGTGCTCGGACTCGGCGGCAGTACAAGAAAAAAGAAAAGCTGGTTTTAA
- a CDS encoding T9SS type A sorting domain-containing protein: MKKLFSILVIITVFMSLIQNTNAGDRMMLIEFFTSSTCGPCASNNPVLTAYMNSADQERISAIGFHMNWPSPGNDPMYLHNTTDNTTRRTYYGVNSIPAGFFDGINGVPLPYSQSTFQSLYDSRKDILSPVTIIVRDSTYGDSVLVRVNVLCETYMSNPNVVLHMAVYEDLISYATPPGSNGETQFHWVMRKMLPNAGGTPLILTPGYYKEFVFKYKMDPVWNADKIKNLVYIQAADKEILNAAKPISNFSLLTTKSFFSVTQGQASSNNFKVKIPFIKSGYNSPVTFTSEVQPLNAGISVSFPSGTTISNFPDSLSVQVNTSASVADGTYKVILTGTSASGKVHKIAVDILVGQNFVTVKATNSQLNFKVDNTTYAGASLFNWTLNSTHTLQALSPQLFGNLRYVFTDWSNSGDTTQTITVNSNISEYSANYKLQFRLYALAQPSGIPVTVVGGNSFYDSSTTLTVSATPSSVQFNGKTYYFSRWVGVGNGSYTGTDPTFQLTMNNPINQIVFYDTINTSISQLGTEIPSKYDLYQNYPNPFNPVTNIKFDILKNSFVKLQVYDITGKLVNTLVNDRLQAGKYVFNMDASMLPSGVYFYKIEASDFIQTRRMILLK, from the coding sequence ATGAAAAAACTATTCTCAATATTAGTAATCATCACCGTATTTATGTCACTTATACAGAATACGAACGCTGGTGACAGAATGATGCTTATTGAATTTTTCACGAGCTCTACTTGCGGACCCTGTGCATCAAACAATCCAGTATTAACCGCATACATGAACTCTGCAGACCAGGAAAGGATTTCCGCAATTGGTTTTCACATGAACTGGCCTTCTCCGGGCAATGATCCTATGTATTTACACAACACTACAGACAATACAACCAGAAGAACTTATTACGGCGTTAATTCAATTCCCGCTGGGTTCTTCGACGGCATTAACGGCGTGCCGCTTCCGTATTCACAATCAACATTCCAGAGTTTATATGATTCAAGAAAAGATATACTCAGCCCTGTTACTATCATCGTCCGTGACAGTACATACGGTGACAGTGTTTTGGTCAGAGTAAATGTCCTTTGTGAAACTTACATGTCTAATCCAAATGTCGTTCTCCACATGGCGGTTTACGAAGATTTAATTTCTTACGCAACTCCTCCCGGATCAAACGGCGAAACTCAGTTTCATTGGGTAATGAGAAAAATGCTTCCAAATGCTGGTGGTACACCGCTTATTCTGACACCGGGTTACTACAAGGAGTTTGTATTCAAGTATAAAATGGACCCTGTTTGGAATGCAGATAAAATAAAAAACCTCGTCTATATTCAGGCAGCAGATAAAGAGATTCTGAATGCTGCAAAACCAATTTCTAATTTTTCATTACTGACTACTAAGTCTTTCTTTTCCGTTACTCAGGGACAGGCTTCAAGCAATAACTTTAAAGTTAAGATTCCATTCATTAAATCGGGTTATAACTCTCCGGTTACTTTTACATCTGAAGTTCAGCCTTTAAATGCAGGTATTTCGGTTTCTTTCCCGTCAGGTACTACTATCTCAAATTTCCCTGACTCATTATCTGTTCAGGTAAACACTTCTGCCTCTGTCGCAGACGGAACATACAAAGTTATTCTTACGGGAACAAGCGCAAGCGGTAAGGTTCATAAAATAGCAGTTGATATACTTGTTGGTCAAAATTTCGTAACAGTTAAAGCGACAAACAGCCAGCTTAACTTCAAAGTTGATAACACGACCTACGCTGGAGCGAGTTTATTCAATTGGACTCTGAATTCTACTCACACTCTGCAGGCTTTATCACCGCAGTTATTCGGAAACCTTAGATATGTGTTTACTGACTGGAGCAATTCTGGTGATACAACCCAAACGATAACTGTCAATTCAAACATATCAGAATATTCAGCAAATTATAAATTGCAGTTCAGACTTTATGCTCTTGCTCAGCCGTCAGGTATTCCTGTTACTGTCGTCGGAGGGAATTCATTCTACGACTCATCCACAACTTTAACTGTTTCTGCTACTCCGTCTTCGGTTCAGTTTAACGGTAAAACTTATTATTTCAGCAGATGGGTTGGTGTTGGAAACGGTTCATACACCGGTACCGATCCTACGTTTCAACTTACTATGAACAATCCCATAAATCAGATTGTTTTCTATGATACAATTAACACAAGTATTTCTCAGTTAGGAACGGAAATACCTTCAAAGTATGACTTATACCAGAACTACCCGAATCCGTTCAATCCTGTTACCAATATCAAGTTTGATATCTTGAAAAACAGTTTTGTAAAACTTCAGGTATATGATATAACAGGAAAGCTCGTGAATACGCTGGTTAATGACAGATTACAGGCAGGCAAGTATGTATTTAACATGGATGCATCCATGCTGCCAAGCGGTGTCTATTTCTACAAAATAGAAGCCAGTGATTTCATACAGACACGCAGAATGATTCTTCTCAAATAA
- a CDS encoding magnesium transporter CorA family protein yields MKRSYQIIDNKVAELDNPDSNIFVYINPDSEEKKFLVESVKLDEHTLNSALDPDEISRLEFEPEHIAIIMKRPKNYSSKHLLNFKVASMGIFIFADRIIIVLAEDVPVFGGKSFTKVLSLRDLTLKIIQGPVVHFLDHLKTFSMISDELESKINRSMQNKYLINLFTLEKSLVYYLSAINSNMLVIEKMKSSAAKFGFTSEEQEILDDIKIENSQCYKQADIYSSILASMMDARASIVSNNINILMKTLNIITIGIMLPSLVVSIFSMNVEFPLREHPYAFWFILLFAASSVVVVIYFWKKLKW; encoded by the coding sequence ATGAAAAGATCATATCAAATCATAGACAATAAGGTTGCAGAGTTGGACAATCCTGACTCCAATATATTTGTTTATATAAATCCCGACTCCGAAGAAAAGAAATTCTTAGTTGAATCTGTAAAGTTAGACGAGCATACTCTAAACTCAGCACTCGACCCTGATGAAATCTCACGTCTGGAGTTCGAACCAGAGCACATCGCGATAATAATGAAACGACCGAAAAACTATTCGAGCAAGCATTTACTTAATTTCAAAGTTGCTTCGATGGGAATTTTTATTTTCGCTGATAGAATTATAATTGTACTGGCAGAGGATGTTCCGGTCTTTGGTGGAAAATCGTTCACAAAGGTTTTGTCATTAAGAGACCTGACACTTAAAATTATTCAGGGACCTGTTGTCCACTTCCTAGATCACCTGAAAACATTCAGTATGATTTCAGATGAGCTGGAAAGCAAGATAAACAGGTCAATGCAAAACAAATACCTGATTAACCTTTTCACACTGGAGAAAAGTCTTGTATATTATTTAAGCGCTATAAATTCTAATATGCTTGTTATAGAGAAGATGAAATCTTCTGCTGCCAAGTTTGGATTTACATCAGAGGAGCAAGAAATACTTGACGACATTAAAATTGAGAATTCACAATGTTATAAACAAGCTGACATATACTCAAGCATACTTGCAAGCATGATGGATGCACGCGCATCTATAGTAAGCAATAATATAAATATTTTAATGAAGACGCTAAATATTATTACGATCGGCATAATGCTCCCTTCACTCGTTGTTAGTATTTTTTCGATGAATGTAGAATTTCCTTTAAGAGAACATCCCTATGCATTTTGGTTTATATTGTTGTTTGCAGCTTCTTCCGTTGTTGTAGTTATTTATTTCTGGAAAAAATTAAAATGGTAA
- a CDS encoding methionine synthase — protein sequence MRKQLILGGALGNCVHVGGLHHFLKLAEPEGYETVSLGPAVNVDLFIKEIIRQKPDIAAVSYRLTPEVGEELFHKLKDEVKRNNLSGVRFIFGGTPPVAEKAEESGIFEKVFNGTETTEKIVEYLRGYGQKGINEIFPNRLVERINLKYPYPLLRHHFGRPTMEETLEGVKKIAESGVLDILSIGTDQNAQEYFFNPENMKKSLDGAGGVPVRKAKDLSDIFAASRCGNYPLVRCYSGTNNLLKWAQMSVETINNAWAAIPLTWYSVMDGRSKRSLKEAITENQFVMKWYAEKGIPVEVNESHQWSLRDAHDSLAVTMSFLAAYNARKMGVRNYVSQYMFNTPPGTTPQMDIAKMMAKNDMINSLKNENFDVFREVRAGIAHFSEDAHKAKGQAAASSVISLTLKPHILHVVGFSEGDHATHPEELIESCKIIHGVLFDCLDGMIDASMDIKITERKNHLISEANDLLEAIKAFGSERSDDPWSSPVILADAIKEGILDAPHFRGNKYLCGKIYTKLNTGSWNAINENTGELISEKVRCNEILSKIK from the coding sequence ATGAGAAAGCAATTAATTCTTGGAGGAGCGCTTGGAAACTGTGTACACGTGGGCGGACTTCATCACTTTCTAAAACTTGCAGAGCCAGAAGGATATGAGACAGTTTCACTCGGACCCGCTGTAAATGTTGATTTATTCATCAAGGAAATTATTAGACAAAAACCTGATATTGCAGCAGTAAGTTACAGGCTGACACCAGAAGTAGGGGAAGAACTTTTTCACAAACTGAAAGACGAAGTAAAACGGAATAATCTAAGCGGGGTAAGATTTATTTTTGGAGGTACTCCACCCGTAGCAGAAAAAGCGGAAGAATCAGGAATCTTTGAAAAAGTATTCAACGGAACAGAGACAACGGAGAAAATAGTTGAATACCTTAGAGGATACGGACAGAAAGGAATTAATGAAATATTTCCTAATAGACTTGTTGAAAGGATAAACTTAAAATATCCCTATCCTCTTCTGAGGCATCATTTCGGGAGACCTACTATGGAGGAGACGCTGGAAGGTGTGAAGAAAATAGCTGAATCGGGAGTGCTTGATATACTTTCAATAGGTACTGACCAGAATGCCCAGGAATATTTTTTTAATCCTGAAAATATGAAAAAGTCTCTTGATGGGGCGGGAGGTGTACCGGTAAGAAAAGCAAAAGACTTATCCGATATTTTTGCAGCGTCGAGATGCGGTAATTATCCTTTGGTAAGATGTTACAGCGGGACTAATAATCTTCTTAAATGGGCACAGATGAGCGTAGAAACAATAAATAATGCATGGGCAGCGATTCCCCTTACTTGGTACAGCGTAATGGATGGAAGGTCAAAGAGGTCGCTGAAGGAAGCAATAACGGAAAATCAATTTGTGATGAAATGGTATGCTGAAAAAGGCATACCCGTAGAAGTGAATGAATCACATCAATGGAGTCTGAGGGATGCGCATGATTCATTGGCAGTAACAATGTCATTTCTTGCTGCTTACAATGCAAGAAAAATGGGAGTCAGAAATTACGTTTCACAATATATGTTTAACACACCGCCGGGAACAACACCGCAGATGGATATAGCAAAAATGATGGCAAAGAATGATATGATAAATTCCCTTAAGAATGAGAATTTTGATGTATTCAGAGAAGTCAGGGCAGGCATCGCTCACTTCTCAGAAGATGCCCATAAAGCGAAGGGACAGGCAGCGGCATCATCTGTTATTTCTTTAACTCTTAAACCACATATACTGCATGTTGTGGGCTTTAGTGAAGGAGACCATGCTACTCATCCCGAAGAATTAATAGAAAGCTGTAAAATAATACATGGTGTTTTATTCGATTGTCTCGACGGTATGATTGATGCTTCGATGGATATAAAGATAACTGAAAGAAAGAACCATCTCATTAGCGAAGCAAATGATTTGCTTGAAGCAATAAAAGCTTTTGGTTCCGAAAGAAGTGATGACCCGTGGTCGAGTCCAGTTATTTTAGCAGATGCCATTAAAGAAGGAATCCTTGATGCACCTCATTTCAGAGGGAATAAATATTTATGCGGGAAGATTTATACAAAGTTAAATACCGGATCCTGGAATGCAATCAACGAGAATACAGGTGAATTAATATCGGAAAAAGTAAGATGCAATGAAATACTTTCAAAAATTAAATAG
- a CDS encoding MFS transporter: MAEEIKEKASIKSFPRNFWVVIIMEFFERGSYYGVMSVLSVYLVLTADKGGLGFSKESVGVIKSVITPLLYFLPILSGAIADRFGYRKMLMFAFTVMSTGYFLTGLASSYALVFMSLLLMVLGAGSFKPIISGTIARTTNESNSTLGFGVFYWSINLGAFIFPLILVPFLKELSWSYIFFMAAIVTGSLFLINLFIYKEPERPKSSKTIAEVFVGMFKVLGDWRFILMIVIYSGFWILYFQMFDTVLWYLKDHMDMTPVNNFVNSIAGVFMSNPNWKFDAEHVTVINAGTIILLQLVVSNIVKHTKALPTMIVGIAMGTIGMAILAISSQAWVFMAGIIIFSLGEMTAHPKFISYVGLIAPEDKKALYLGYSFLYGVIGSGIGGVLGAFSYVHFVDKLNNPSALWFMFSLIGVATIIGLILYSKFIAPKPKAN, from the coding sequence TTGGCTGAAGAAATTAAAGAAAAAGCTTCGATAAAATCATTCCCGAGAAATTTTTGGGTCGTGATTATTATGGAGTTTTTCGAAAGAGGTTCCTACTACGGTGTAATGTCTGTACTTTCAGTTTACCTCGTTTTAACCGCCGATAAAGGCGGTCTTGGTTTTTCAAAAGAAAGCGTCGGTGTTATTAAAAGCGTCATCACTCCCCTGCTCTACTTCTTACCCATTCTTTCTGGTGCTATCGCTGACAGGTTTGGCTATAGGAAAATGCTTATGTTTGCTTTTACCGTTATGAGTACCGGATATTTTCTCACCGGTCTTGCGTCAAGTTATGCACTCGTTTTCATGAGTCTTCTCTTAATGGTTCTCGGTGCTGGTTCATTTAAGCCCATTATCTCCGGCACTATCGCAAGAACTACTAACGAATCAAACTCAACTCTCGGTTTCGGTGTTTTCTACTGGTCTATCAATCTCGGTGCTTTCATCTTCCCGCTGATTCTTGTTCCTTTCCTAAAGGAGTTATCTTGGTCTTATATCTTCTTCATGGCCGCTATCGTTACAGGTTCATTATTCCTCATTAATCTGTTCATTTATAAAGAACCTGAAAGACCAAAGAGTTCTAAAACCATAGCAGAAGTTTTCGTCGGCATGTTTAAGGTACTCGGCGACTGGAGATTCATTCTTATGATAGTTATCTATTCAGGTTTCTGGATTCTTTACTTCCAGATGTTCGATACCGTTCTCTGGTACCTTAAAGACCACATGGATATGACACCCGTTAATAATTTCGTTAACAGTATTGCAGGCGTTTTCATGTCCAATCCAAACTGGAAATTCGACGCAGAACACGTAACAGTTATTAACGCCGGTACGATTATTCTGCTGCAGCTCGTTGTTTCCAATATTGTTAAACATACTAAAGCTCTGCCTACGATGATTGTCGGTATTGCAATGGGTACAATCGGTATGGCAATACTTGCTATTTCTTCACAAGCATGGGTCTTTATGGCTGGCATAATTATTTTCTCACTTGGAGAAATGACCGCACATCCAAAGTTTATCAGTTACGTCGGTCTTATCGCCCCTGAGGATAAAAAAGCTCTTTATCTCGGCTACTCATTCCTTTACGGCGTTATAGGTAGCGGTATTGGCGGAGTCCTCGGTGCTTTCTCTTATGTTCACTTTGTTGATAAACTAAATAATCCGTCCGCACTATGGTTCATGTTCAGCTTGATAGGTGTTGCAACAATTATCGGTTTAATTTTATACAGTAAATTTATCGCTCCAAAACCAAAAGCAAATTAA
- a CDS encoding M64 family metallopeptidase encodes MMKKLTLLVLILISANLSAQVEFDKYFTNKTMRFDYNRAGNNTGNQIFFEQIKEEPYWSGNKASLLDKFEYGHYKFMVYDLKSNTLIYSRGYNTLFDEWQSTPEAKVLSRTFYETVVFPYPKGKVKLELHERKRDGNFVLQYEQVIDPEDKFIRKEKPVDLQVLQVAYNGEPMEKVDLVFLPDGYAADEMEQFKADVKKYTDYLFGCSPFKENREKFNIWAVLAPSAQSGVDNPGKEIWKNNLFGMTYYTQDVERYLMSTDIKTIRDYAALTPYDNIMIISNSDLYGGGAIYNYYTSFPNKNKNGDYLIVHEFGHNFCALGDEYYTSEVGVDEYYNLNVEPYEANLTTLVNFGRKWKSMMDSKTPIPTPATNEYKSVLGVFEGGGYVPKGIFRPKQDCTMKSISYDNFCPVCTKALIDMINYYAN; translated from the coding sequence ATGATGAAAAAATTAACATTATTAGTATTAATTCTAATCTCCGCAAATTTATCCGCTCAGGTTGAATTTGATAAGTACTTTACAAACAAGACAATGCGTTTTGATTACAACAGAGCCGGCAACAACACAGGAAATCAGATCTTCTTTGAACAGATAAAAGAAGAACCCTATTGGTCCGGTAACAAAGCAAGTCTTCTGGATAAGTTTGAATACGGTCATTACAAGTTCATGGTGTATGATTTAAAATCTAACACACTTATTTATTCAAGAGGATACAACACTTTGTTTGATGAATGGCAGTCAACACCCGAGGCAAAAGTTTTGAGCCGTACATTTTACGAAACAGTAGTATTTCCGTATCCGAAGGGTAAAGTAAAACTTGAACTACATGAGAGAAAAAGGGACGGCAATTTTGTTCTGCAGTATGAACAGGTAATTGACCCTGAGGACAAGTTTATCAGGAAAGAAAAACCGGTTGACTTACAGGTATTACAGGTAGCATACAACGGAGAACCGATGGAAAAAGTTGACCTTGTTTTTCTTCCAGACGGATATGCAGCTGATGAGATGGAGCAGTTTAAAGCCGACGTAAAGAAATATACGGATTACCTTTTTGGCTGTTCACCTTTTAAAGAAAACAGAGAAAAGTTTAACATCTGGGCAGTCTTAGCCCCTTCTGCTCAGTCGGGAGTGGACAACCCGGGAAAAGAAATCTGGAAGAATAATCTTTTCGGTATGACATATTACACTCAGGATGTAGAAAGGTATCTGATGTCAACCGATATTAAAACTATAAGGGATTATGCTGCTTTAACCCCTTACGATAATATTATGATAATATCGAATTCAGATTTATACGGCGGAGGTGCAATATACAACTATTACACTTCGTTTCCGAATAAGAACAAAAATGGAGATTATCTGATAGTTCATGAATTCGGCCATAACTTCTGTGCATTGGGAGATGAATACTACACATCAGAAGTCGGAGTTGATGAGTACTACAATCTTAATGTAGAGCCTTACGAAGCAAACCTTACCACATTAGTTAACTTTGGCAGGAAATGGAAAAGCATGATGGATAGCAAGACCCCAATTCCAACACCAGCAACTAATGAATACAAATCAGTGTTAGGTGTCTTTGAAGGAGGCGGATATGTGCCGAAAGGTATCTTCAGACCGAAACAGGACTGCACGATGAAATCAATCTCATACGACAATTTCTGTCCTGTGTGTACAAAAGCACTAATTGATATGATTAATTATTATGCTAATTAA
- a CDS encoding T9SS type A sorting domain-containing protein: MKTVYGLLVFLLLINSAVFSQWNIVYTPSTSQTVMTMKFWDANTGYHAGVLYNSSTMNIHKTTNGGLNYVQQSSGWTAQRFMTTWLLSPDTVLMAGNYGKIIKTVNGGNNWVTVYADTTLQFWGLWFTTPQTGFIAGSGGTIMKTTNRGENWVNIASPTITALDGIWFVNESTGYIGGANVFLKTTNGGVNWVNKTGLFISGFETATSIYFSDANTGVYGTNASRIVRTTDGGETYTEVFNSSNNAIWGLSFVNANTGYGCTSGGSVVKTTNGGVNWGFQNTPLTENLYEIHFPSVNTGYAASWSGKILKTTNGGLTFIGETGTGVSKDYKLEQNYPNPFNPGTVIRYRLPAAGNVLLKVYDVHGREIRTLINERLQPGSYETKFDGSLLSTGVYFYKIIINGETTKQTFSETKRMLLIK; the protein is encoded by the coding sequence ATGAAAACAGTTTACGGTTTACTTGTATTCCTTTTGCTTATTAATTCTGCAGTTTTCTCTCAGTGGAATATTGTATATACACCTTCAACATCACAGACCGTAATGACGATGAAATTCTGGGATGCAAACACAGGGTATCATGCGGGAGTACTGTATAATTCATCCACTATGAATATACACAAGACCACAAACGGGGGATTGAACTACGTACAGCAGAGTTCCGGCTGGACGGCTCAAAGATTCATGACAACGTGGCTTTTAAGTCCGGATACAGTGCTGATGGCAGGGAATTACGGAAAGATAATCAAGACGGTAAACGGCGGGAACAACTGGGTAACGGTATATGCCGATACAACACTGCAGTTCTGGGGTCTATGGTTCACGACACCGCAAACAGGATTTATAGCAGGAAGCGGCGGAACGATAATGAAAACGACGAACAGGGGCGAGAACTGGGTAAACATAGCGAGTCCGACAATTACAGCACTTGATGGAATCTGGTTTGTGAATGAAAGCACAGGATATATAGGCGGAGCAAATGTATTTTTAAAGACAACCAACGGGGGAGTAAACTGGGTAAATAAAACAGGATTGTTCATAAGCGGGTTTGAAACAGCAACCTCGATATATTTTTCGGATGCGAATACAGGGGTTTACGGAACCAATGCTTCAAGAATTGTAAGGACAACAGACGGCGGCGAAACATACACGGAAGTGTTTAATTCATCGAACAATGCGATATGGGGTTTATCTTTTGTGAACGCAAACACTGGATACGGCTGCACATCGGGCGGCAGTGTTGTTAAAACAACAAACGGCGGAGTGAACTGGGGATTTCAGAATACACCATTAACGGAGAATCTGTATGAAATACATTTTCCTTCTGTAAACACGGGATATGCAGCAAGCTGGTCAGGAAAGATACTGAAGACAACGAACGGAGGACTTACATTTATTGGAGAAACAGGAACGGGAGTTTCGAAAGATTATAAACTGGAGCAGAATTATCCCAATCCGTTTAATCCCGGAACGGTAATCCGTTACAGGCTGCCGGCTGCCGGTAATGTACTTTTAAAGGTGTATGATGTACATGGCCGGGAAATACGAACACTTATAAATGAAAGATTACAACCGGGAAGTTATGAAACGAAATTCGATGGTTCATTGCTATCAACCGGAGTTTACTTTTACAAAATCATTATAAACGGAGAAACAACGAAACAAACCTTTTCAGAAACAAAAAGAATGCTGCTAATTAAATAA
- a CDS encoding NAD/NADP octopine/nopaline dehydrogenase family protein, with product MKEHKLKIAVLGAGHGGLAMAGHLALNGFSVNIYSRSEERLWGIKSTGRIVLEGEVEGEGYLNLVTNDIKKAIEDVELIMVVVPATAHRFLAEECAPYLQDGQIVILNPGRTFGAIEFRQVLEEKGCEAKAIIGEAQTFIYASRALGPGQVKIFRIKNSIPVATLRAHKIPSTVNKLRKAYPQFVPGDNVFKTSFDNIGAVFHPTLCVMNAGWIEDISDFQFYIQGITPSVVKVLEKVDNERIKVAEALGIRAISTRDWLYLAYGATGDNLLEAIRANPGYRGISAPKTLKMRYIDEDVPTSLVPISSIGKKFKVPTPTIDSVILLASILNNKDYMKEGRTVEKLHLENLTLKELRRLAIGQS from the coding sequence ATGAAAGAACATAAACTTAAAATAGCAGTACTTGGAGCCGGACACGGAGGGCTTGCTATGGCCGGTCATTTAGCTCTCAACGGATTTAGTGTTAATATTTACAGCAGAAGTGAAGAAAGACTATGGGGTATAAAATCGACAGGAAGGATAGTACTTGAAGGAGAGGTTGAAGGGGAGGGCTATCTGAATCTTGTGACGAATGATATTAAAAAAGCGATTGAAGATGTGGAATTAATAATGGTAGTTGTACCTGCAACGGCTCACAGGTTTTTGGCTGAAGAATGTGCACCATATCTACAAGACGGACAGATAGTAATACTTAATCCGGGAAGGACATTTGGCGCAATAGAATTCAGACAGGTGTTAGAAGAAAAAGGATGTGAAGCAAAAGCTATAATCGGAGAAGCTCAGACTTTTATTTACGCTTCAAGAGCGTTAGGTCCCGGGCAGGTTAAAATATTCAGAATTAAAAACTCCATACCAGTTGCTACATTGAGAGCGCATAAGATTCCTTCAACGGTGAATAAATTAAGGAAGGCTTATCCGCAGTTTGTTCCCGGGGATAATGTATTTAAAACAAGCTTTGACAATATTGGTGCCGTATTTCACCCAACATTGTGTGTGATGAATGCGGGATGGATAGAAGATATTTCTGATTTTCAGTTTTATATACAAGGGATAACACCGTCGGTCGTAAAAGTACTTGAGAAAGTAGATAATGAAAGGATAAAAGTTGCCGAAGCATTGGGTATCAGAGCAATATCAACAAGAGATTGGCTCTACCTTGCTTACGGAGCAACCGGTGATAACCTTCTTGAGGCAATAAGAGCAAATCCCGGATACAGAGGAATCTCAGCACCGAAAACATTAAAGATGAGATATATTGATGAAGATGTTCCGACAAGCCTCGTACCTATTTCATCAATCGGCAAGAAGTTTAAAGTACCAACACCGACTATTGATTCAGTAATTTTACTCGCATCGATACTTAATAACAAGGACTATATGAAAGAGGGAAGGACAGTTGAAAAACTGCATTTAGAAAATCTTACACTGAAAGAATTAAGAAGGTTGGCAATTGGACAAAGCTAA